Proteins encoded by one window of Juglans regia cultivar Chandler chromosome 15, Walnut 2.0, whole genome shotgun sequence:
- the LOC108980054 gene encoding uncharacterized protein LOC108980054 — translation MCLFVAHLDCASLPLIVKVIRHEHPLNLTFSIPATQSSIVVCKLCVGTVNTNYAIYYCSSCYFVAHLHCATSKEERDETILQNFEDKEFSESSKTILEYEDIGTDEFIDSSTFIVKMIKVGVDGIEIATKIKHFCHEHDLELIDKHGIYEKCDGCVRSIFPPFYTCAQCGLFLHKSCVELRRKIRHPLHQHPLMLLPRSPYIESFFMCKTCRRRCNGFVYHCGRCDFDLDVQCSLIPYMFKHDSHEHQLILSKLSLGKKCSCCNSSAGYKFLCANCEFVVDFNCLTLPHSIRYREHEHPFTLCYTPEDDSGEYYCDICEKERDPKRWFYYCEDCLYPAHPKCILRNFMNVKFEKACKFDIHQHPLTLVRKTEHEPLCKKCGKACTNPMSYECVKCNFNFHKNCLRPSTTLKELEIP, via the coding sequence ATGTGCTTATTTGTGGCTCACCTGGATTGTGCTTCCTTACCATTGATAGTCAAAGTTATACGGCACGAACACCCTCTCAACCTCACCTTCTCCATTCCTGCCACTCAATCGAGCATCGTAGTTTGCAAACTCTGTGTTGGCACAGTGAACACGAACTACGCGATCTATTATTGCTCAAGTTGTTATTTTGTTGCCCACCTTCATTGTGCTacaagcaaagaagaaagagatgaaACAATTCTGCagaattttgaagataaagagTTTAGTGAGTCATCAAAAACAATATTGGAATATGAAGATATAGGAACTGATGAATTTATTGACTCATCAACGTTTATTGTCAAAATGATCAAAGTCGGGGTAGATGGAATTGAAATAGCTACAAAAATCAAACATTTCTGTCATGAGCATGACTTAGAGCTCATTGACAAGCATGGGATCTACGAGAAATGTGATGGGTGTGTGCGGTCCATCTTTCCTCCTTTTTACACTTGCGCTCAATGTGGATTGTTTCTTCATAAATCTTGTGTTGAATTACGAAGAAAAATCCGACACCCACTTCACCAACATCCTCTCATGCTCCTCCCAAGATCACCTTATATTGAGAGCTTCTTTATGTGTAAGACTTGTCGTCGTCGCTGTAATGGCTTCGTTTATCATTGTGGCAGATGTGATTTTGACCTTGATGTCCAGTGTAGTCTAATCCCGTATATGTTTAAACATGATAGTCACGAGCACCAGCTTATTCTTTCGAAGCTATCATTGGGTAAAAAGTGTAGTTGCTGCAATTCAAGTGCAGGATACAAATTCCTCTGTGCTAATTGTGAATTCGTTGTGGACTTCAACTGTTTAACCCTGCCACATTCGATACGATACAGAGAACATGAACATCCTTTCACACTTTGCTATACTCCAGAAGATGACTCTGGTGAATATTATTGTGATATCTGTGAAAAAGAACGAGACCCGAAGCGTTGGTTCTACTATTGTGAAGATTGTCTTTACCCTGCTCATCCCAAATGCATTCTTCGGAATTTCATGAATGTCAAGTTTGAGAAAGCTTGCAAATTTGATATCCACCAACATCCCCTTACTTTGGTTCGGAAGACCGAACATGAGCCTCTGTGTAAGAAATGTGGCAAAGCTTGTACAAACCCCATGTCTTATGAATGTGTCAAAtgtaatttcaattttcacAAAAACTGCTTGCGACCATCTACCACCTTAAAGGAATTAGAAATCCCTTGA
- the LOC108980055 gene encoding uncharacterized protein LOC108980055 — protein sequence MQNFEDREFSESSKTILEYEDIGIDEYIGSSTFIVKMIKVEVDGIEIATKIKYFSHEHDLELIDKHGINEKCDGCVRSIFPPFYTCAQCGFFLHKSCVELSRKIRHPLHQHPLMLLPRSPHIQSFFVCNACHHICNGFLYHCGRCDFHLDVQCSLIPYMFKHACHEHQLILSTLSYYRKCSCCNSSQGYKFRCADCDFIVDFKCLTLPYTIRYREHEHPFTLCYTPEDESGEYFCDICEEKRDPKRWFYYCADCLYPTHPKCIHGNLLNVKFEKACTFDIHQHPLTLVPKIEHEPLCKKCGKACTNPLSYECVKCNFNFHAYCLRPSTTL from the coding sequence ATGCAGAATTTTGAAGATAGAGAGTTTAGTGAGTCATCAAAAACTATATTGGAATATGAAGATATAGGAATTGATGAATACATTGGCTCATCAACGTTTATTGTCAAAATGATCAAAGTCGAGGTAGACGGAATTGAAATAGctacaaaaatcaaatatttcagTCATGAGCATGACTTGGAGCTCATTGACAAGCATGGGATCAACGAGAAATGTGATGGGTGTGTGCGGTccatttttcctcctttttaCACTTGTGCTCAATGTGGATTCTTTCTTCATAAATCTTGTGTTGAATTATCAAGAAAAATCCGACACCCACTTCACCAACATCCTCTCATGCTCCTCCCAAGATCACCGCATATTCAGAGCTTCTTTGTGTGTAATGCTTGTCACCATATTTGTAATGGCTTCCTTTACCATTGTGGCAGATGTGATTTTCACCTTGATGTCCAGTGTAGTCTAATCCCGTATATGTTTAAACATGCTTGTCACGAGCACCAACTTATTCTTTCGACACTGTCATATTACAGAAAATGTAGTTGCTGCAATTCAAGTCAAGGATACAAATTCCGCTGTGCTGATTGTGATTTCATTGTGGACTTCAAATGTTTAACACTGCCATATACGATAAGATACAGAGAGCATGAACATCCTTTCACACTTTGCTATACTCCAGAAGATGAGTCTGGTGAATATTTTTGTGACATCTGCGAAGAAAAGCGAGATCCGAAACGTTGGTTCTACTATTGTGCAGATTGCCTTTACCCAACTCATCCCAAATGCATCCATGGGAATCTCCTAAATGTCAAGTTTGAGAAAGCTTGCACATTTGATATACACCAACATCCCCTTACTTTGGTTCCGAAGATTGAACATGAGCCTCTGTGTAAGAAATGTGGCAAAGCTTGTACAAACCCCTTGTCTTATGAATGTGTCAAAtgtaatttcaattttcacGCATACTGCTTGCGACCATCAACCACCTTATAG